In Hyphomicrobiales bacterium, a single window of DNA contains:
- a CDS encoding serine protease — protein sequence MWWRDITLAVLIVTATMVLTYAPQPRVSAADAAVLVADTARGSHGSGAYLGDGLVLTAAHVARNEQAELTVRFSGSDEVLPAAVVWIDASLDLALLRIAAPEGAPYLSLACEEGALERATPATAAGYPLNFPIVVETAGIIGSVSAPSVGPWAFAFVFAAPGVVPGLSGAAIINSDTGRIVGIIVGVAGQPGVRGSLAIAAPVAPLCDKIVQA from the coding sequence ATGTGGTGGCGCGACATAACGCTGGCAGTTTTGATCGTTACGGCGACGATGGTCCTGACCTACGCCCCGCAGCCGCGGGTATCGGCGGCCGACGCGGCGGTGCTCGTGGCGGATACAGCAAGGGGCTCGCACGGCTCCGGCGCCTATCTTGGCGACGGCCTCGTGCTGACGGCCGCGCATGTCGCGCGTAACGAGCAGGCCGAACTGACCGTCCGGTTTTCGGGCAGCGACGAGGTTCTGCCGGCGGCCGTGGTCTGGATCGACGCGTCGCTGGACCTTGCCCTTTTGCGGATTGCCGCGCCGGAAGGCGCGCCCTACCTGTCCCTCGCTTGCGAGGAGGGTGCCCTTGAGCGCGCCACGCCGGCCACGGCGGCTGGATACCCATTGAACTTCCCGATCGTCGTCGAGACGGCCGGCATAATCGGCAGCGTGTCCGCGCCCTCTGTCGGCCCGTGGGCTTTCGCCTTCGTGTTCGCCGCTCCGGGCGTCGTTCCCGGACTGAGCGGCGCGGCGATCATCAACTCCGACACCGGCCGGATCGTCGGCATAATCGTCGGCGTGGCCGGGCAGCCGGGTGTGCGGGGCTCGCTTGCCATAGCCGCTCCGGTCGCCCCGCTTTGCGACAAGATCGTGCAGGCATAG
- a CDS encoding site-specific integrase, which yields MTLTAKELAALPPGGVLRDGEVLGLHVRALQTRKSFYLYYRSSLGEERRPKIGDCSVLTVNEARRIAREMLSKVAAGQDPAGQRRAGKAGATVAELVGHYRETQLPKKKSARNIGLLLEGYILPELGSRKVAALDLDDAERLHARISRTAPIQANRVLATLSTLLTLAERLRLRPIGSNFCHLVERNPERPRRRYLVPGPEAKAIGEALGRRWRGSQHEAVLFTYLLLLTGARVSEIGQARGEWRRGDLLVLPEHKTSRTAGDKMVHLPRLAIELLDDPERGPHARPGYLVGVASPVKLWRAVRKEAGCPDLRLHDLRHTFASFGVAAEIALDTVGGLLGHARTQTTKRYAHLLNDPASAAVNRIAGGVAEAVHIEGVDR from the coding sequence ATGACCCTCACCGCCAAAGAGCTCGCCGCCCTTCCGCCGGGCGGCGTCCTGCGGGACGGCGAAGTGCTGGGCCTGCACGTCCGCGCCTTGCAGACCCGCAAGAGCTTCTATCTCTATTACCGGAGTTCGCTCGGCGAGGAGCGCAGGCCGAAGATCGGCGATTGCTCCGTGCTGACCGTCAACGAGGCCAGGCGCATCGCCCGCGAGATGCTGTCGAAGGTGGCGGCGGGCCAAGACCCGGCGGGCCAGCGCCGTGCCGGCAAGGCTGGCGCCACCGTGGCCGAACTTGTCGGCCATTACCGCGAGACGCAACTGCCGAAGAAGAAATCCGCCCGCAACATTGGCCTGCTCCTCGAAGGGTACATCCTGCCCGAACTCGGGAGCCGCAAGGTCGCCGCGCTCGACTTGGACGATGCGGAGCGCCTGCACGCCCGGATAAGCCGGACAGCGCCGATCCAGGCGAACCGGGTGCTCGCCACGCTGTCGACGCTCCTGACCCTGGCCGAGCGGCTGCGCCTGCGCCCTATAGGATCGAACTTCTGCCATCTGGTCGAGCGCAACCCGGAAAGGCCGCGCCGCCGGTATCTGGTGCCTGGCCCGGAAGCGAAGGCCATTGGGGAGGCCCTGGGAAGGCGCTGGCGGGGTTCTCAGCACGAGGCGGTGCTATTCACCTACTTGCTGCTCTTAACCGGCGCTCGCGTCTCCGAGATCGGCCAGGCGCGCGGGGAGTGGCGCCGCGGCGACCTGCTGGTCCTGCCGGAGCACAAAACGTCGCGCACGGCGGGGGACAAGATGGTGCATCTGCCGCGGCTGGCGATCGAACTGCTCGACGATCCCGAGCGGGGGCCGCACGCCCGCCCCGGCTACCTTGTCGGCGTCGCCAGTCCGGTGAAGCTGTGGAGGGCCGTGCGCAAGGAGGCCGGCTGCCCGGACCTGCGGCTGCACGATCTGCGGCATACGTTCGCCTCGTTCGGCGTGGCGGCCGAAATCGCGCTCGATACGGTGGGAGGGCTTCTAGGCCACGCGCGGACGCAGACTACCAAGCGTTACGCGCATTTGCTGAACGATCCCGCCTCGGCGGCGGTTAACCGGATTGCCGGCGGCGTCGCCGAGGCGGTCCATATCGAGGGAGTAGACAGGTAG
- a CDS encoding helix-turn-helix domain-containing protein has protein sequence MTRRILDEPVPHGDRRLTTKEVAERLRCTEQGLANQRSQGRGPRYIKLPNSRVLYPESEIFAYEMGVAR, from the coding sequence ATGACCCGACGCATCCTCGACGAGCCGGTCCCGCACGGGGACCGGCGCCTCACCACCAAGGAAGTGGCCGAGCGGCTGCGCTGCACCGAGCAGGGCTTGGCGAACCAGCGCTCGCAAGGGCGCGGGCCGCGCTACATCAAGCTGCCGAACAGCCGCGTCCTTTACCCGGAAAGCGAGATATTCGCATACGAGATGGGGGTTGCGCGGTGA
- a CDS encoding bifunctional DNA primase/polymerase encodes MNRPLPTRLAVARNLAERGLHLFPVKRNGKAPAISAWQEKATTDEGMLSRWFGTGNPHNIGIATGKKLPDGRYLLVVDLDCKRGVDGEANLRALVGELAVTFTVGTPSGGKHLYFAASELVKSTAGVLAPGVDIRCRGGLVVGPGSTIDGRPYRVLHNTPLASAPAALIDVINATATAAKPVKLESSVELDTPAALAVAETYIEEAAPSIEGQGGNDRAYKTAAHLRDLGISEWMAATMMLGTWNKRCEPEWSPEELDTICRNAYAYGQNSPGSASAAAEFDVLRDADIARIGKPAIKSVRLHPIEQFAADALPRRRWVLGRLLMRNKLSVLVSPGGVGKSTLALAAAVSVATGRDLLDMTVYEPGHAIVVNNEDDEEEMLRRLAAVLQRFKVAWGEIEGRLTIYSGASSQRFLVARRVKGGQLRVAPDVEMLTRYCLEHRAAAVFVDPLVETHEADENDNVDINLVARLYRDIAMNGDTALMLVHHSRKPPQAASSGHAGNADSSRGASALPNASRITATLYGMDQADAKIYGVPEDKRFRFMRLDDGKLNFSLSDGKPSWFEKESVRIGNGDEVGVAVPIRLIERETNIEAMALKLVCALLAEGGGSVALHTASERLADDTVLELSQSTARRKLVALLKDGAYFDGWRIWVEGDGNQQKTIRGERDEGA; translated from the coding sequence ATGAACCGCCCGCTGCCAACAAGGCTGGCGGTCGCAAGGAACCTTGCCGAACGTGGCCTTCACCTGTTCCCGGTGAAGCGCAACGGCAAGGCTCCGGCTATATCCGCTTGGCAGGAAAAGGCCACGACGGACGAGGGCATGTTGTCACGGTGGTTCGGCACAGGCAACCCCCATAATATCGGGATCGCCACAGGGAAAAAGCTTCCTGATGGTCGCTACCTGCTGGTCGTCGATTTGGATTGCAAGCGCGGCGTCGACGGCGAGGCCAATCTGCGCGCCCTCGTCGGCGAGCTTGCCGTGACATTTACTGTCGGCACCCCAAGTGGCGGAAAGCACCTGTACTTTGCCGCCTCCGAACTCGTCAAGAGCACGGCGGGCGTCTTGGCTCCGGGGGTCGATATCAGATGCCGCGGCGGTCTTGTCGTGGGGCCTGGCAGCACCATAGACGGGCGGCCTTATCGTGTTCTGCATAATACGCCACTTGCCTCTGCCCCGGCGGCCCTGATCGATGTCATAAACGCCACGGCCACGGCAGCCAAGCCGGTGAAGCTGGAGAGCTCTGTGGAGCTTGACACTCCGGCCGCCCTGGCCGTGGCGGAAACATACATTGAGGAGGCGGCCCCATCGATCGAGGGCCAGGGCGGGAATGATAGGGCGTATAAAACGGCAGCACATCTGCGCGACCTGGGCATCTCGGAATGGATGGCCGCGACGATGATGCTCGGCACTTGGAACAAGCGATGCGAGCCGGAATGGTCGCCGGAAGAACTGGATACGATCTGCCGTAACGCCTACGCCTACGGGCAGAATAGCCCCGGCTCGGCGTCCGCTGCCGCCGAGTTCGATGTCCTGCGGGATGCCGATATAGCGCGCATCGGCAAGCCGGCAATCAAGTCCGTGCGCCTGCACCCTATCGAACAATTTGCCGCCGATGCCCTGCCGCGCCGGCGATGGGTGCTCGGGCGCCTGCTGATGCGCAACAAGCTTTCAGTTCTCGTCTCCCCTGGCGGCGTCGGCAAGTCGACCCTGGCGCTCGCCGCCGCCGTGTCCGTGGCGACCGGGCGCGACCTGCTCGACATGACGGTTTACGAGCCCGGCCACGCGATCGTCGTCAACAACGAGGACGACGAGGAGGAGATGCTGCGACGCCTTGCCGCCGTCCTGCAACGCTTCAAGGTGGCGTGGGGGGAGATCGAGGGCCGGCTGACGATCTATTCGGGCGCCAGTAGCCAGCGGTTCCTGGTCGCGCGCCGGGTCAAGGGCGGGCAGCTTCGCGTCGCCCCGGACGTAGAGATGCTGACGCGGTACTGTCTGGAGCATCGCGCCGCGGCCGTGTTCGTCGACCCGTTGGTCGAGACCCACGAGGCCGACGAGAACGATAATGTCGACATCAACCTGGTGGCCCGGCTGTACCGCGACATCGCCATGAATGGCGACACGGCGCTGATGCTGGTGCACCACAGCCGCAAGCCGCCGCAGGCGGCCTCCTCGGGGCACGCCGGCAACGCGGATAGCAGCCGTGGCGCGTCGGCGCTCCCGAACGCCAGCCGGATCACGGCCACGCTTTACGGGATGGACCAGGCGGACGCCAAGATATACGGCGTTCCCGAGGACAAGCGCTTTAGGTTTATGCGTCTTGACGACGGCAAGCTGAATTTCTCTCTGAGCGACGGCAAGCCCTCGTGGTTCGAGAAAGAGAGCGTGCGGATCGGCAACGGCGACGAGGTGGGCGTGGCGGTCCCGATCCGGCTGATCGAGCGCGAAACGAATATCGAAGCGATGGCGCTGAAACTCGTCTGCGCGCTGCTCGCCGAGGGGGGCGGCTCGGTGGCGCTGCACACCGCCTCGGAGCGCCTGGCCGATGACACCGTGTTGGAGTTGAGCCAGTCGACGGCCCGGCGCAAGCTTGTGGCTCTGTTGAAGGACGGGGCTTATTTCGACGGCTGGCGCATCTGGGTCGAAGGTGACGGCAACCAGCAGAAAACAATTCGCGGCGAGCGCGACGAAGGGGCTTGA
- a CDS encoding DUF2312 domain-containing protein — protein MGGNSGVAGELLRDVIERIERMEEKKKDIADLIRILYYEAKTEGLDVKTIRKVVSLRKQDAGKRAEEQELLDLYLFSIGMA, from the coding sequence ATAGGCGGTAACTCCGGCGTTGCCGGCGAGCTATTGCGCGATGTCATCGAGCGCATCGAACGCATGGAGGAGAAAAAGAAGGACATCGCCGACCTTATACGTATCCTCTACTACGAAGCCAAAACCGAAGGTCTGGATGTCAAGACGATCCGCAAGGTGGTTAGTCTGCGCAAGCAGGACGCGGGGAAGCGCGCCGAGGAGCAGGAGCTTCTCGACCTTTACCTGTTCTCGATCGGCATGGCCTGA
- a CDS encoding DNA cytosine methyltransferase has translation MPAYYNEVDPYAAAWLKNLIAAGHLPAGDVDDRDIRDVCAADLRGYGQCHFFAGIGGWPYALRLAGWPDERPVWTGSCPCQPFSAAGKGAGFADERHLWPDWYWLIAEHGAPATIFGEQVASPLGREWLAGVRADLEALGYAVGAADLCAAGVGAPHIRQRLWWVADADSRQRDRIAGGEGGERNGQAAGWQQGDGEPECGREVGGVVDPTGARHDRAVKGPEGNSRNEARLRLSGAGCGQDRHEFSGPSDGFWRDADRLLCRDGKWRPVEPGTFPLLDGAAFKLGSGSALEGKSRVGMLRAYGNAIVPQLAAEFIAAFIEATGLL, from the coding sequence ATGCCCGCCTATTACAACGAGGTCGATCCTTACGCCGCGGCGTGGTTGAAAAACCTGATCGCGGCCGGGCACCTGCCGGCAGGAGACGTGGATGACCGGGACATCAGAGACGTTTGCGCCGCCGACCTTCGGGGATACGGCCAATGCCATTTCTTCGCCGGCATCGGTGGCTGGCCCTACGCGCTCCGGCTCGCCGGATGGCCCGACGAGCGCCCCGTGTGGACCGGCTCCTGCCCTTGTCAACCTTTCAGCGCGGCAGGCAAGGGTGCTGGGTTTGCCGATGAGCGGCACCTGTGGCCGGACTGGTACTGGCTCATTGCCGAGCACGGCGCGCCTGCAACGATTTTTGGAGAACAGGTTGCGAGCCCGCTTGGGCGCGAATGGCTGGCCGGAGTACGCGCTGACCTGGAAGCATTGGGGTATGCCGTCGGGGCCGCCGATCTGTGCGCTGCGGGCGTCGGCGCTCCGCACATCCGGCAACGGCTGTGGTGGGTGGCCGACGCCGACAGTCGGCAACGCGACCGGATCGCAGGCGGCGAAGGAGGCGAGCGCAACGGGCAGGCGGCCGGATGGCAGCAAGGCGACGGTGAGCCTGAATGCGGTAGGGAAGTTGGCGGGGTGGTCGACCCCACAGGCGCACGACACGACCGGGCGGTCAAAGGGCCAGAAGGAAATTCACGGAACGAAGCACGGTTGCGCCTGTCTGGTGCGGGATGCGGACAAGATCGACACGAATTCTCCGGCCCGTCTGACGGCTTCTGGCGAGATGCTGACCGGCTCCTCTGCCGGGATGGAAAGTGGCGGCCAGTTGAGCCCGGCACATTCCCGCTTCTTGATGGGGCTGCCTTCAAGCTGGGATCGGGCAGCGCCCTTGAAGGCAAGTCGCGGGTCGGCATGTTAAGAGCTTATGGAAACGCGATAGTGCCTCAACTGGCAGCAGAATTTATCGCGGCATTCATAGAGGCTACGGGCTTGCTATGA
- a CDS encoding DUF2815 family protein, with protein MTQYQCKKLDNGNVRTCEVRLSFPNLFKAVSRDEDKVPKRSAAILFPRGADIAVLKQAVADCAKETWGDKIPKGLRLPFRDQGEKDFEGYEEGCVFFNASSTQRIPVVDRKLEPIVDEEDVYPGIWAIVTLRAFPYGSKKGSTFSPGIGFGLQAVQIVKDGERLGGGRADPNEEFETLPDLEEGESADAVFNGTGVEDPLAALGLDD; from the coding sequence ATGACGCAATACCAATGCAAGAAGCTTGACAACGGCAACGTGCGCACCTGCGAAGTGCGGTTGTCTTTCCCGAACCTGTTCAAGGCCGTCTCGCGGGACGAGGACAAGGTGCCGAAGCGCTCGGCCGCCATCCTGTTTCCGCGCGGCGCCGACATCGCCGTGCTCAAGCAGGCCGTGGCCGACTGCGCCAAGGAGACGTGGGGCGACAAGATACCGAAGGGCCTGCGCCTTCCCTTCCGCGACCAGGGCGAGAAAGACTTCGAGGGTTACGAGGAGGGCTGCGTTTTCTTCAACGCCTCGTCCACGCAGCGCATTCCCGTGGTCGACCGCAAGCTTGAGCCGATCGTGGACGAGGAAGACGTGTATCCCGGCATCTGGGCTATCGTCACCCTCCGGGCGTTCCCCTACGGCAGCAAGAAGGGGTCGACCTTCTCGCCGGGTATCGGCTTCGGCCTGCAAGCCGTTCAGATCGTCAAGGACGGCGAGCGTTTGGGCGGCGGCCGCGCCGATCCGAACGAGGAGTTCGAGACGCTGCCGGACCTGGAGGAAGGCGAAAGCGCGGACGCCGTGTTCAACGGCACCGGCGTCGAAGACCCGTTGGCGGCCCTCGGCCTCGACGATTAA
- a CDS encoding DUF2800 domain-containing protein produces MTGHKQRAHAALGASGAHRWMNCPGSVRMSAGIESRSSVYADEGTAAHMLIERCFDVGLSPFDLLGSVVDVNGDCAAARILKKGSPLVPGRFEITEEMAEAVQIFIDTVLAETAAEGGAVLEVESRVSLGEDMFGTADATVWLPKSKALKVFDFKYGAGVLVEVKDNPQLIYYGEGALMERVGMPISSLEIVIVQPRMPHDDGPVRRATVDPLTLLDWSLQFQEAAARTRDPDAPLVPGDWCRWCPAAGVCPALAEKALAVARQDFDRLDTLEITLPVPRHMTPKQVARAMDGFKLLEGWITSVREHAYDEARAGRCPPGWKLVDKRPTRQWADEERAERIAANMCVTRADMFTEPKLKSPAQIEKLVGKKDFAARLAPLAPPVSSGMTLAPEGDKRPAVLLIEDQFEALDDTISVHRKEKEPTP; encoded by the coding sequence ATGACCGGCCACAAGCAGCGGGCGCACGCCGCGCTTGGGGCGTCCGGTGCCCACCGCTGGATGAACTGCCCCGGCTCGGTGCGCATGTCGGCCGGCATCGAAAGCCGGTCGAGCGTCTATGCCGACGAAGGCACGGCCGCGCACATGCTTATCGAGCGTTGTTTCGACGTGGGGTTGTCGCCGTTCGATCTCCTAGGCAGCGTCGTCGATGTCAACGGCGATTGCGCGGCTGCGCGGATTTTGAAAAAAGGGTCGCCGCTTGTCCCCGGCCGCTTCGAGATTACCGAGGAGATGGCCGAGGCCGTGCAGATTTTCATCGACACGGTGTTGGCCGAGACCGCGGCGGAAGGCGGGGCGGTTCTGGAAGTCGAGAGCCGGGTATCGCTCGGCGAGGATATGTTCGGCACCGCCGACGCGACGGTTTGGCTGCCGAAGTCCAAGGCGCTCAAGGTTTTCGACTTCAAGTACGGTGCGGGTGTGCTCGTCGAGGTCAAGGACAACCCGCAACTGATCTATTATGGCGAAGGCGCTTTAATGGAGCGCGTCGGCATGCCTATTTCCAGTCTGGAAATCGTCATCGTCCAGCCCCGGATGCCGCACGACGACGGCCCGGTGCGCCGCGCGACGGTCGACCCGCTGACCCTGCTCGACTGGTCGCTGCAATTCCAGGAGGCCGCCGCGCGCACGCGCGACCCGGACGCACCGCTGGTGCCCGGCGACTGGTGCCGCTGGTGCCCCGCCGCCGGCGTCTGCCCGGCGCTCGCCGAGAAGGCCCTGGCCGTGGCGCGGCAGGACTTCGACCGTCTCGACACCCTGGAGATTACGCTTCCGGTGCCCCGGCACATGACGCCGAAGCAAGTGGCGCGGGCTATGGACGGTTTCAAGCTGCTGGAGGGCTGGATCACGAGCGTTCGCGAGCACGCCTACGACGAGGCGCGCGCCGGGCGCTGCCCGCCGGGCTGGAAGCTCGTCGACAAGCGGCCGACGCGGCAATGGGCCGACGAGGAGCGGGCCGAACGCATCGCGGCCAATATGTGCGTGACGCGGGCCGACATGTTCACCGAGCCCAAGCTGAAATCCCCGGCGCAGATCGAGAAGCTGGTCGGCAAGAAGGATTTTGCCGCCCGTCTCGCCCCGCTCGCCCCGCCTGTTTCGTCCGGCATGACGCTGGCGCCGGAGGGGGACAAGCGGCCGGCCGTCCTCCTGATCGAGGATCAATTCGAGGCTTTGGACGATACGATTTCAGTACACCGGAAGGAAAAGGAACCCACACCATGA
- a CDS encoding DEAD/DEAH box helicase, whose protein sequence is MLKLDPYQETGVAWLAGNKRPVLYLADQMRVGKTPQVAAAAGRIGAKRVLVICPAIVRPNWLADFVRFGAGVSEANTVLIYSAKDVERVTPETRLIVCSYDLAGAPDVFSKLYSFGAVYGFDLLALDEGHFLKDNRAKRTRAILGPKCNGDEGLAGCARRTWWVSGTPMPNDPSELFPFMRQAGLWPKSKTDLISRYCFGFHDGYTFKITGAKNLPELKRLLAPVTLRRLRGDVSEAGLRIGALTIEPREVDPLSPVLKRLANEEPKHFELIQRHLETDTLDRLPIESASTVRRLVGIAKVAGTAEIVKASLDADPGKKIVVFGIHRAPLRYLRGALDEYKPVLIFGGIAAKRRENLIMSFRQNRNRRVALANIRAAGLGIDLSAADEMYIFEPSWTPVDNEQALSRIIDVRRPCVKEAWFIGLASSIDDAVTRVCERKARDIKSLFSAV, encoded by the coding sequence GTGCTCAAGCTCGACCCCTACCAGGAGACCGGCGTTGCTTGGCTTGCCGGCAACAAGCGCCCGGTCCTGTATCTGGCCGACCAGATGCGCGTCGGCAAGACGCCGCAGGTCGCCGCCGCGGCCGGGCGCATCGGCGCCAAGCGCGTGCTCGTGATCTGTCCCGCCATCGTGCGTCCGAACTGGCTTGCTGACTTCGTGCGCTTCGGCGCCGGCGTTAGCGAGGCCAACACCGTGCTGATCTACTCGGCCAAGGATGTCGAGCGCGTGACGCCGGAGACGCGGCTGATCGTGTGCAGCTACGATCTTGCCGGCGCGCCCGACGTGTTCTCTAAGCTCTATTCGTTCGGCGCCGTGTACGGTTTCGACCTGCTAGCGCTCGACGAGGGGCATTTTCTCAAGGACAACCGCGCCAAGCGGACGCGCGCCATTCTCGGCCCCAAATGCAACGGCGACGAGGGACTGGCCGGCTGCGCGCGCCGGACATGGTGGGTCTCCGGTACGCCGATGCCGAACGACCCCTCGGAACTGTTTCCGTTCATGCGCCAGGCGGGCCTGTGGCCGAAGTCGAAGACCGACCTCATAAGCCGCTATTGCTTCGGCTTCCACGATGGCTACACGTTTAAAATCACCGGCGCGAAGAACCTGCCGGAATTGAAGCGCCTGCTGGCCCCAGTCACGCTGCGCCGGCTGCGCGGCGACGTATCCGAGGCCGGCCTGCGCATCGGCGCGCTGACGATCGAGCCGCGCGAGGTCGACCCCCTGTCGCCGGTACTTAAACGGCTGGCGAACGAGGAGCCCAAGCATTTCGAGCTTATACAGCGGCACCTGGAGACCGACACGCTCGACCGTCTTCCGATCGAAAGCGCGTCGACCGTGCGGCGCCTGGTCGGCATTGCCAAGGTCGCCGGCACGGCCGAGATCGTGAAGGCGTCGCTCGATGCCGACCCCGGCAAGAAGATCGTCGTCTTCGGCATTCACCGCGCGCCGCTGCGCTACCTGCGCGGGGCGCTCGACGAATATAAGCCGGTGCTGATTTTCGGGGGCATCGCGGCCAAGCGCCGCGAGAACCTGATCATGTCGTTCAGACAGAACCGGAACCGACGCGTGGCGCTCGCCAACATCCGTGCCGCCGGCCTCGGTATCGACCTGTCCGCCGCCGACGAGATGTACATTTTCGAGCCTTCGTGGACGCCCGTCGACAACGAGCAGGCGCTTTCCCGCATCATCGACGTGCGCCGGCCGTGCGTCAAGGAGGCGTGGTTCATCGGCCTCGCCAGTTCGATCGACGACGCCGTGACGCGCGTCTGCGAGCGCAAGGCCCGCGACATAAAGAGCTTGTTTTCCGCTGTGTGA
- a CDS encoding DUF5664 domain-containing protein — protein sequence MSSQRYDHDDSEIVPQAENTAAYPDDNPKTVFGLAKPGLSAIPPVALLELGRAMECGRRKYGLMNWRGKRVSSSVYYDAALRHLLAWWDGEDIAADSHILHLSHAMACLSILIDANVSGALNDDRPMPGTAADLIAVLTGEVSE from the coding sequence ATGTCTTCCCAAAGATATGACCATGATGATTCTGAAATCGTACCGCAGGCGGAAAACACCGCCGCCTACCCCGACGACAATCCCAAGACGGTCTTCGGCTTGGCGAAGCCCGGCCTGTCGGCCATACCGCCTGTCGCCCTGCTGGAATTGGGGCGGGCGATGGAGTGCGGGCGCCGCAAGTACGGGCTTATGAACTGGCGCGGCAAGCGCGTCTCGTCGTCGGTCTATTACGACGCCGCCCTGCGGCATTTGCTGGCCTGGTGGGACGGCGAGGACATCGCCGCCGACAGTCATATTCTCCATCTCAGCCACGCAATGGCGTGTCTAAGCATCCTTATCGACGCTAACGTGAGCGGCGCACTCAACGACGATCGGCCAATGCCCGGCACGGCCGCGGATTTGATTGCGGTGCTGACCGGGGAGGTCTCCGAATGA
- a CDS encoding helix-turn-helix transcriptional regulator, translating into MPLIDVKWFQDRIRDLGLSQRRVSKLLERSPNTLSLILTGHRRVSHKELPRLAQFLDTTPDELLKRLGAETPGTVRDGDVEIIGTVDEMDRITPETAARRVAAPSQFRLTRTLRAVVFETAGTGHDWMHGWALFYEQPARPRAVDADTLGRLCVVEVGDKPGAYVCAIRRGIERGRYDLLHAFRGDLMVGGVVVRSAAPVLWIRTEGQ; encoded by the coding sequence GTGCCGTTGATCGACGTGAAGTGGTTTCAAGACCGGATAAGGGATTTAGGGCTTTCGCAGCGCCGGGTATCCAAGCTTCTAGAGCGCAGCCCCAACACCCTCTCGCTTATCCTTACCGGCCATCGCCGGGTGTCTCACAAGGAGTTGCCGCGTCTGGCGCAGTTTCTCGATACCACGCCGGATGAGCTTCTGAAACGACTCGGCGCGGAAACGCCGGGCACGGTGCGCGACGGCGACGTGGAAATTATCGGCACCGTCGACGAGATGGACCGGATAACGCCGGAGACGGCGGCGCGGCGGGTGGCGGCGCCCAGCCAATTCCGGCTCACGCGCACGCTGCGCGCCGTGGTCTTCGAGACGGCGGGGACTGGTCACGACTGGATGCACGGCTGGGCCCTTTTCTACGAGCAGCCAGCGCGCCCGCGGGCGGTCGATGCTGACACGCTCGGCCGGCTGTGCGTCGTCGAGGTTGGCGACAAGCCGGGCGCCTACGTGTGTGCAATCCGGCGCGGCATCGAGCGCGGCAGATACGATCTGCTCCACGCCTTCCGGGGCGACCTTATGGTGGGCGGCGTCGTCGTGCGCTCGGCGGCGCCGGTACTGTGGATCAGGACAGAAGGCCAGTAA